A segment of the Agarivorans albus genome:
TACGGACAAGTATTTTCATGGAACACCTATAATTGCGGGTGAATGTGTGCAAGTGAATATGGCGGCGGGAACCTCGCGTGTTGCAATAGCCCAAGCTTGGCGCAAATTCATAGTTTGTTTTATCTCACATATTGTTACGCAATTTTGTGTAAAAAGCTCGCGACATTTGCTTTGCTCTTACGACTAATTTGCTGCATTAGCGCAAAGCTTGGATTTATTAACGAATAGTGTTGCTCTAATTGCTCGAGTAAACACAGCCAAAGCTTGGCTGTCATTTCAGAATCGGCTAAGGCACGGTGAAAAACGCCATCGTTGTCGATGTTGTTGTAAGCGACTAAGCTGCCGAGTTTATGGTTGGGTGCGTCTTGAAATAGGCGGCGTGACAATAACATCGAGCAAGCAAAGTCGCCGTTAAGTCGTCGGCCTATTTGGTCAAACTCGGCTTCTAAAAAACGCTGATCAAAGGATGCGTTATGCGCCACCATATTGTGCTGGCCAACAAATTGATAAAAGCGCTCCATTACCTCATCGCAAGGAGCCGCCTCTTGTAGCATGGCATTAGTGATACCCGTGTAGTCTTCGATAAAAGAAGAGATGCGAAAACCTGGGTTCATCAACTCTTGAAAGCGCGCTGTAGCTTGGCCATTTTCTAGTAATACGGCACCAATCTCTATGGCTCTATCGCCTTGAGTTGGCGATAAACCTGTGGTTTCAAAATCGAGAACAACAACGGTATTAGCAGGGGCTTGAGCGGTCAATGGTGCGAGCTTCTAGTCATTAATTTCAGCCCACAATGGTAACGCCGCTCAGCGAAAAGGCAATGGTTAAGGCGGGCAATCCCAATTATTCTTTGTGGTCTTCGCTATTTTGGAATAGTGGTAGCTCTAGGGTAAATAAAGCGCCGCCTAAATGGCTATCGCTTACGCTGGCTTTGCCGCAGTGGTTGGTGACAATTCGCTCGACAATAGATAAACCTAAGCCATGACCACCGCTCTGGCGGCTGCGGCTATCATCTACCCGAGCAAAGGGTAGGAAAATTGATTCGCGGTATTTCTCTGGTACACCGCTACCATCGTCGTGTACTTCAAAAATTACCGATTTGTTGACCACATAAGCACGGATAAGAATGAGCTTTTCGGCATACTTTTGAGCGTTTACGATCAAGTTGTTTAAGGCGCGACGCACTAGCTTTTCATCGGCCATTAAACTCAAACCCACTGGGCATTCAATTTGGATCTTTAGTTTGGGGCTGAGCTTAGAGAGGCGCTCACACATGTTGTAAAGCAAAGGGTAGGGGTTAATTGATTGCGGGTTTATTTCGCGCGCTTTGGTTAACTGAGAAAAACTAATTAACTCGTGAGTCAGGTCTTCCAAGCTATCTAAGTCTTCATCCATTTCTTGAATATGCTCGTGCATGGTTTTCATGTCGGTAATTGAGCGAGTCATATCTAAGGCAAAACGCAGATTGTTAATCGGGGTTTTTAGTTCGTGAGACGCCGCCATGGTCATTGAGTCTTGCTCTTGAATCAACGACTTAAGTTTAGCGGCCATGCTATTTAAGCTGCGCGCCATGTGATTAATCGGCGAAGGCGCTTTTTCGTTGGCACTCACGTCGAAATCTCCGTCACCTAAGGCTTTGGTCACTTTAGCTAGGCGATAAGTATGGCGAGTAATTGAGAAAGAGAACCACATTACGGTAGCGGCTAAACAGCCACCCATTAGCGCTACCATGTACCAAAATAGCCAATCACCGTAATCCACAAACTCTTCGTCTAAATCTAACTCGAGAACCTGTTGGTCGGGCCATTGGTAATAAAGAACGATGTCGTCGTCATCTAAAAAATTGCTTTTAACCGATATGTATTCACCGTTTCGCATTAGCTTTAATCGGGCTTCTGCGTCTAGTTCGGTAATTGGAAAAATGCGGATAAAGAAAGGGAATTCTTCTTGGTAGCGAGTGAGTATTTTGTCTACATCTGGGTTCTCTGCTTGCAGCAGATCTCGGTCTAGTAGGTAGTAAATAGGCAGCACAATTTGGCGTATTTGTTCGCGCTCAATGTGCTGCACCTTTTCTTCAATAATCACGCCGTAAATAAAGGTGGCAGCAATAATTGATAACACCGAAGACAGAAACAGCTTTAGAAATAAAGTAATCAAGCGGGGTTAGCTCGCTATGCTGCTTTTACAAATAAATAGCCTTTACCAC
Coding sequences within it:
- a CDS encoding ATP-binding protein; its protein translation is MITLFLKLFLSSVLSIIAATFIYGVIIEEKVQHIEREQIRQIVLPIYYLLDRDLLQAENPDVDKILTRYQEEFPFFIRIFPITELDAEARLKLMRNGEYISVKSNFLDDDDIVLYYQWPDQQVLELDLDEEFVDYGDWLFWYMVALMGGCLAATVMWFSFSITRHTYRLAKVTKALGDGDFDVSANEKAPSPINHMARSLNSMAAKLKSLIQEQDSMTMAASHELKTPINNLRFALDMTRSITDMKTMHEHIQEMDEDLDSLEDLTHELISFSQLTKAREINPQSINPYPLLYNMCERLSKLSPKLKIQIECPVGLSLMADEKLVRRALNNLIVNAQKYAEKLILIRAYVVNKSVIFEVHDDGSGVPEKYRESIFLPFARVDDSRSRQSGGHGLGLSIVERIVTNHCGKASVSDSHLGGALFTLELPLFQNSEDHKE
- a CDS encoding 3'-5' exonuclease — protein: MTAQAPANTVVVLDFETTGLSPTQGDRAIEIGAVLLENGQATARFQELMNPGFRISSFIEDYTGITNAMLQEAAPCDEVMERFYQFVGQHNMVAHNASFDQRFLEAEFDQIGRRLNGDFACSMLLSRRLFQDAPNHKLGSLVAYNNIDNDGVFHRALADSEMTAKLWLCLLEQLEQHYSLINPSFALMQQISRKSKANVASFLHKIA